The genomic region AAGATCTTCACTTAGTCAGAAAAGATATATAATATaaactggaaggaaaagctTAAAATAGAAGTCTAGTCTAAGAATAACATCCCTTTGCTGTTTCTTGAAATTATTAACAACAAAAATGTCATAAAGacctcatttatttattttttaattactcttaGCAATTTTCTCACCACAGTCAATTAAAGAGGTTCATACAGTTAGTATATAAACTGGCCACATGTATATTCAGTGTGGGGGGAAGGTTGTAAACATGGTAGAACactatttctttcagaaagttAAAACTTATTGATTAGGAAACTTAAAAAATAGCAGGAGGATtatgaaatacatttaatttctttacacTATATCTGAACATTCAGACTAAACAACCTTTTATGCGTTCAAGAAAGCCATCTTGTAACACCAAATTAGACATTAAATTAGTTATTTGATCCAATACACTTCTTTTACATACCTaagaaaactttttcttttccaatggAGTAAGTGCCACAGACAACTAGAGTTCGTGGGTTTAAAGTCACTGTCTCAAAGGCAATGTTGACAGCAAACTGGATAACCTCTTGTTGGGCAGGAAAAGTGTACTCAGGGCTACAATATCTGGGGCAGGGAAACAAAATATATCACTTTGTTACGAAAGATAAAAGACATCTGAAATTGCCATGAAGGCCCTCAAAACTCCAGGTACTCAGGAAGTGAAAAAGACATTACTCTTCTATAAAATAGCACTCTGTTAGAAACACTGAGGTGCCCAGATGCAATTGTTGCAACAAAAACCACACTGAGCATATATCAGTGTTTTCTCTACAATTATTCACTGTCTGGTACTGAATTCTACATTTTGTTCTTCATAAATACCAAGTGCTCTTGCAAGCTTGATATTTCTGTCACGTCCTGATTATATCCTTATATCTATTTTTTGTCATACACACAAACCATAATGTAAGTCATTACTCATTCACAGAAACATAGGGAGCAGAAATGAAAGTCTGCAGCTGGGCATTAGTCATCATTCACACAAAAccaattttatataaaatgaaCCAGAGGAAGGTCTGATGAAAACTCCCAAAACTGATTCAGCCTTTTGGCATTCTTTCACCTTTGAATTCCTTCACACTTCTTTTTATAATAGAGTTGAATCCATTGAAAACTAGTGTTCCATAAACCGGAACATTTAATGCATGAGTTTTCACACCCTGAATTTAATACCACTTATAAATAATGTGGTGACCTGAGCAAATACTTCAGCCTCTTTTCCACCACCCACTTTCATTCTCTAATGTAACAGCATAACCAATGAATGAACAAGCTaacatgtttttaataaatctctgcttttattcAATACTAAATAGAGGTAAAAAGTGTTATCACAgcaatgtaatttaaaattacatttatttggTTCAAAGCCTTACTAAACTGAAAAGACTAAGaataagcaattaaaaaaaatcaatttccagCCAACTCACGTGGTATCAAGGTAAAGGGTGTGGACTTTCTGGCCCATCAGAGCAGGGTAGCGCTCCATGGAAGGGTCTGCTCTGAAGTCCCCTGTGTGCAGAATAACAGCCCCACTTGGCAGGTAGAAAAGGATCATTGCTGCACCTGGACAActgaaacaagcaaacaaacaaaaaagccccacacaAATTATGCCAGCTCTCTATACTGATAAACTACTTTAAGAGATAGACCACCCTTCAGCAGTAGAAGCACAGACAGAATAGCATTTTAGATCATAGATACTATGCAGACTAATTTAGCTAGAAATTCCTGATTTCTAAAGGAATTCTGCAGCTAATCCTATGGCCACACACAAACTTGAGTTCTCACCTGagatggaaagaagaaaaaaacccacatcaaCAGTAAAGCAATCAAACATTAACTGCCTCTTTGGGATACCCCACCTTCCAGGCATGGCACAGATCCTGCCTCAGCTGCAATCATTCTATTATTTGATTCAAAGGGGAAACAGCACACCAAAGAGAAGCAGCATTCTTGTTCAAGACAAACAGAATCATATTGCTGCAGATTCATCTTCCTTCCTGCAGAACTTACtggagcatttttttaaattctatttgcAGATTTTAAATGTTGTTCTAGATCTAGAAGTCCCTGGTTATAAATACAACTCCCTTACTGGTGACAGTAAATCCACTgtgccttctgcagctgcttgcCAAAGCTTTCTGAAGGGCAAGACTGGAAAACCTGAGTGGGACTATTTTAGATATCAGTCACCTGCAAAGGGTAAATGAAatctcaaaaaaagaaaaactggcaTGAAACAAAGTTAAAAGGACAGAATTGGTGAACTCTTCAAGAAGCTGAACTTTGTAGCTGAGGTACGTACAGGTTTTAAATTGGAGCAGAGAATCAGAGggacaaacaggaaaaatgagaagTATACAAATTACATAAGCAACAAGGCTTCCTTCATTCCTAGAGAGGGTTCTCAGAGGACTTAATGGAGTTTTATCGCTTCAAGTATAAACAAATCCTACACCAAGCAATGTTCAAACCAGCTGTGACACAGTCCTGCATTTCAATGTATGTACTGCACAGAATGGAGTCTTCCTCTAGCCCATGGCCAAAAAAAGCACCAAGAGGCAGAACAAGAGCACAGGACTAAAAGTCAGGTGCTGCTGAACTTTAAATCCAGCATTACCACATAGTGCCAGTCTAACAGGCAAAATCACACCCTTTATCACCAAATTCAGTAGAAATCTTGTCCAGATTTCAACAGGCTTTTCTTCAAAGttcaattttcaaaatgttaccTAGGTTATGTCTCTCACAGGATCCAAAGTaccacattttattttagctcAGGATTTCCCTATCATCCGTTCAAGGTACAGAAACCTAATCTGTCTGATAACCAAATCTACTAGGCTCCCAACCAGACACCAAAAACCAGGAAGTGTTCAGACCACTAGAAAATCATTCAACCTCTCAAGCAAAAATTACGGAGCTACATGTTGTTAACacaacatacagaaaaaaagtttaaattaaattcaaaaacaacctctgtttcatttttggAGATAACTCATCTATTTCAAAAGCTAACTACCTGTAAGAAATTTTCCACAAGGAATGCAGTGATACCTACTGATTGGCATCGAGCAACAGCACTTTGATCCCACTGACCACACACGGCGTGTCCATGGGCAGCACGTGGACATACTGCTCCTGGACCCGGAGCTTGCTCTTCACCAGATTGCCAGTTATCTGCAACACAGACAGGATTTAAAACAGGAACAAAGTCTGAAAGAAGCATTGTTTTGCTTTAGAAACAAAAGCTCTCAAAGCCAGACTGGCTTAGAGAGAAACTATAAGGCCCTGGGTGTAGCCAAGCCTTTCAGCAGCATTGCACCTCTGAAAAGCAGACTGAGAAAAGCTGTCTTCTTTTAGAAGCCTGTCAACAGGCTATAGTAAACTTTTAAAAGCCTGTCAACAGGCTCTGGATTGGAATCAGAGAGGAGGCAAACAAGGGGGAAGAAGATCTGTTGCACACTATCAAGTCAAGAGAAAGAGGTGGGTAAAACCTTCTTTAACCAAGTGAAGAACTTTCCAGGTAACAGGCCCCTGGACCTTATCAAGGAGAGCAGCAGTCACTCCAACTGCAAGGGCAACACAGGACACAAGCATTCCAGGAAACTTCCAGAATGAACcataaacaggttttttttgaTGCAAGCTCTGGATATGTTGATTAGGCAAGGTGCCCTACCATGTTACAAGTAAAGAAGAGCTGGTTGGACCTACAACAGCTAATGGCAGTCGTGGCCATTCAGCAGCCCAAAGTACAGGACACAAAGCATCAGTCTGAAATAATTCCACTTGCTTAACATGGAAAAGAGATGGCTCATGCAGAATCTATTTCAGACTTCCATCACTGAAATAGTTTAGAGAAAATGGAGCCAGATTCTTCATGATGCACACATACAAGttgcaaaaacaaaaatttcaaatgtattatcagggaaaaaaaaaaacccaaaccagaaaaaGTAAGCACTGCTACAGGTTGCAAGGAGACGTAGTAAAATCTGGCCAATGTTCAAAATTTGACTGACAAAAAGAGTCCCTGCAGTCTGATCTAACTTTGAAGGTAGACACACACTGTGCAGAAGATAGGTCTATGTGACCTGTACAGATCCTTtttaaacctgatttttttcatgataCCTAGGGAGGGAATTTTCACTAATCCTCTAGATCAGTCAAATCAAGGTAAGGATTTCTCACAAACAAAATGCACTTTCCCCTGTACATATCCACTAACCCAATAAAGGACCTCAACCACTGATCTTCTCCTTACTTTCATCAGTACAAAAGTGAGTACAGCTGCATATGGATATGATGGTATCTAGTAATCTTGAAAAGCCTTACCTTATTACAGTAGATTGGAAACCTGAAGTTTTTTGTCAGTCCACTGTAGTGGTCAGAGTGAAAATGAGTAAGGAAATAAGCTGTGCAGCCTTCAATTTCCCCATACTGGAAGGCATCAACTGTAAAACCAGTTCCTACAgcaaagagggaagagaagcCAGCCAGTGAACATGCAAAGTTCAAAACCAATTTCTAATCAgatgttgtttttgtttttttctttcttcccagtTAAAAGGTAATAGTTATTCTGCTTACAACTGAAGGAGCCATTTAAAGATTAATGTGTTTTGTGTATCAGTCAGCAGTGGCAAAAGGAGATTTTCACAAACTAAAAATTATCACAAACTGCTCACAAAGGCCCCCCAAATATGTTGTTCAGCTGCCCTCTTATACAGATGGCAACTAGTTAAGCAAATAAGACACATTTATCTGCATTCAACTGGtatttttggaagtttttgGAAGATTGAAAtctaatattaatattttaacacTAAACAGGTAACTGCAGCTTAACAGAACTGCATTTTGCAATCAAACTGCAATTCTTCAATTATCCTAGAGTTAATATTTCTCTTAAAGCATGCAATAACATAATTATTAAGCAAGCAACCTGGGGTTTTCAAATCTCTCTGCTGAGATGAAATGTGCCTGACTTTTTGTACGCTTTCAGTGTTTGTATAAAGATGTTGCATAAAGACAGATGTATAGAAGACAACCTTCTCTCTGCAGATACttcttttaaatgcaaacatgCTGATAAACAGTCCTTTTCCATTGGGTTATACTTTCTTAAAACCACCAAATAGTGCACAGAACTAATTCAGCTGGTGGCtctcatatttttcattttatgttacacaattttcccaaatttcccatttttctagGAGAACTAGAAAGAGTTCCACTTAATTGAGGCTAGAACTTCAAGTCAAAAAACCATAGCAGTCTGATCTAAGTAAAAATCCTTAACCAAAAATCCCTCAAGTGTTTGAGAGTAACCAGATTCAAAACTAACTTTAGTGGTGTGAGCATCTGAAGCTGAGCATCTGAAGGTGCTGAACCATCATCCTTTAAATTACCTAATTGCTTGAGGAGACTGAGAAATTCTTGGTTGTCTTCTTTACTAAActcttctgctgttttctttctttgttttcatagttaaaataaataatatttctattaCTATTGAAGCTCAAATGCAAAATCATACTCAATTATTTAATGTTAGTGTTAAGGAAATGATTGCTACTGACAACACTATTTTCAGGCACAACTGAAGCaatgcaaaaaattaatttcaggaaTTAGGAGTGTGCATTAAccagatatattttaaaaataatttaagaaaatagtAATCAAGAGTAAAAATACTGAAGTCTAAAATTAGGACAAAACCACAACATTCCAGCCAAAATACATTAACCTCTATGAAAAACCAAGTTACCTCTCACCTGGTATTTTCTTGTAGAAGGGgcagtgtttttttcttggttcTTCACCTGTAGTAGgtaattctttaaatttttttctccaccttCGTTGGCCACCAGAAGGTACATCTGCAATGGCTTCATTTTTACTAGAACTTTCTGTAACTGCTTCCACATCTCCCACAGACCCCTCAGCCTTCCTTTTTTGCTGTCTGGGCCTCTTTCCATTAGGAGACACAGAGGCAGGcatctgctttttctccttcaaacaCGCCTCTCCTTTGCGTTCCTCCTTTGCTTTGGGTTTTAACCCAAAGAAAACACCAATGTCCATTTGTTTAAGTTCTTTGGCAGGACTGGATTTGGTGTTCACAGTTGCTAATGAAAGAGATGGCACTGATTTAGaagagatggggctgggaaagcacacagcagctgcactaagatttccctttttctccacTGCTGTCTGCAAACTCTCCTGGTGAGCTGTTTTTCCAATGGCACTGGCAGTCATTTTATTTGTACCACTTAAAACGTTACTTGGCTCCCTCAAACCATTACTCTTCTGTGTCAGAAGAGAGCCAGCATCTTCTCTGTCTAGCAGTGATGATGTCCCAGTAAAACTCACATATGCAGAACCCAGAGCACAAGCACCAGCATCTTCTGACTCTGTGGCTCCTGCTTTGGCAGCAGAGGAAATCAATTCTGGCTGTTCAGCCTCCCTGTAACTACAAGCAGAAGAGGATCCACTGGCTACCACCCCTTGCTGAGGATCTAGATGGTTCAGTGTGTTTTCTTCCccacagaggttttttttagttatgaaattttccatttttgcatGCTCATACTGAGGTTTCCTCTGTAAAAGAAGTCCATCAAATGTTTTAAATGCCTCAGAATTGGAGTCTTCTTCTGAGTTCTGCACTTCGAATAA from Camarhynchus parvulus chromosome 6, STF_HiC, whole genome shotgun sequence harbors:
- the DCLRE1A gene encoding DNA cross-link repair 1A protein; this translates as MSEDALLEEDIWEYQSIRKRKHQSNSQSISTPVQEVSVGKGRPKRRRNGKKKSTAKTGTPQKAKQSSGAGQDGDECQEDSSVHSQDSVGSLAEQSSQSAKPVHDGFCPSCQMPFSLLLVQTPQWHVYECLETPGPIEKECPDGLQCTSTIPSHYKRYSHFLLAANRAGEYLVKPLGTTVDMKMTGSTAAKLSCSPSYAEETSGNEKPSTEIKHSPNDDGASMVRNSPKMKSLNIISGSTSFFAGVEKPQQTLQHPEMPDNHCKFEFFDFASSQESETGNHLYVEKDTSQPSLLQSGVDFNDYGISYSPLSTFEESEEEEEEKVSQNKLFEVQNSEEDSNSEAFKTFDGLLLQRKPQYEHAKMENFITKKNLCGEENTLNHLDPQQGVVASGSSSACSYREAEQPELISSAAKAGATESEDAGACALGSAYVSFTGTSSLLDREDAGSLLTQKSNGLREPSNVLSGTNKMTASAIGKTAHQESLQTAVEKKGNLSAAAVCFPSPISSKSVPSLSLATVNTKSSPAKELKQMDIGVFFGLKPKAKEERKGEACLKEKKQMPASVSPNGKRPRQQKRKAEGSVGDVEAVTESSSKNEAIADVPSGGQRRWRKKFKELPTTGEEPRKKHCPFYKKIPGTGFTVDAFQYGEIEGCTAYFLTHFHSDHYSGLTKNFRFPIYCNKITGNLVKSKLRVQEQYVHVLPMDTPCVVSGIKVLLLDANHCPGAAMILFYLPSGAVILHTGDFRADPSMERYPALMGQKVHTLYLDTTYCSPEYTFPAQQEVIQFAVNIAFETVTLNPRTLVVCGTYSIGKEKVFLAIAEVLGSKASVSRDKYKTLQCLESAAVNSLISVDWKGTLLHVLPMMQINFKGLQDHLNKFSENFDQILAFKPTGWTYSDSCLSLEDIKPQTRGKITIYGIPYSEHSSYLEMKRFVQWLKPQKIIPTVNVGDWRDRSLMEMHFRDWMTEGNRQK